One window from the genome of Maylandia zebra isolate NMK-2024a linkage group LG18, Mzebra_GT3a, whole genome shotgun sequence encodes:
- the lamc1 gene encoding laminin subunit gamma-1 → MPSVIRALVALSWAAALCVRAAMDECSDERDRPQRCMPEFVNAAFNVTVVATNTCGSPPEEYCVQTGATGVTKSCHICDARDPRNHHGAAYLTDYNNQQDTTWWQSQTMLAGIQYPNSINLTLHLGKAFDITYVRLKFHTSRPESFAIYKRTSEGSPWVPYQYYSSSCEKTYQKANRGFIRTGQDEQQALCTDEFSDISPLTGGNVAFSTLEGRPSAYNFDNSPVLQDWVTATDIRVTLNRLNTFGDEVFNDPKVLKSYYYAISDFAVGGRCKCNGHASECARNDGGRLVCNCKHNTAGDDCQECQPFFNDRPWRRATADSPNECLPCECSGKSAECFFDAELYRATGHGGHCRNCADNTDGPNCERCLDNYYRDPGASRCLPCLCNPVGSVSPQCDDRGMCACKPGVTGEKCDRCQPGHHSLTEAGCRQCSCSPSGSTQECDVNTGQCRCKDNVEGFSCDRCKLGYFNLDENNPQGCTPCFCFQHSSVCDSADGFSVHAIKSDFSRDDEQWTGQERDGARGQVQWSSSGQEIFLISEDYFPIYFVAPEKFLGNQVLSYGQNLTLNFRVDRRDSRLSAEDLVLEGANLRVAVPLIAQGNSYPNENTQTYVFRLHDSTDYPWRPTISHAEFYKLLHNLTAIKIRGTYSDRSAGYLDDVSLVTARRGPGVPARWVEQCTCPQGYQGQHCEQCTVGYRRAQPELGPFSSCEPCNCNGHSETCNTNTGACDCQDNTAGLSCERCQDSFYGDATQGTPGDCQPCPCPPGATCAVVPRTREVVCTNCPTGTTGKRCELCDDGFFGDPLGQNGGVVRTCRSCKCSGNIDPNAVGNCNRENGECLKCIYNTDGFFCDRCKEGFYGNALAPEPADKCKPCACSPLGTRNQQTSCSQGTGQCECLPNVAERDCSACMPGFFNLRSGNGCERCNCNPIGSTNGQCDIVTGQCECQPGVTGLRCERCETNFFGFSVSGCKPCDCDPEGSVSGQCKEDGRCECQPGFVGARCDMCEENYFYNRSVPGCQQCPSCYSLVRDKVNQQRQKLHELQTLIDNLGSGQDTVSDQAFEDRLKEAERAIMDLLEEAKASKEADQGLLDRLNGINNTLTTQWNRLKSIRNTVDDTGTQADLARGRVRDAENLIDRARQELDKAKDAISKVDIKPPGGTGAPNNLTLLAEEARKLADKHKMDADQIERIAKDANDTSNKAYNLLQKTLEKERKTSEEIEELNTKYNEAKELAKSLEKQATKVQTEAEEAGNKALKLFANLTSLPQIDTKALEEDANKIKKEAADVDKLIDKTEKEYNDLREDLKPKEQEVRKLLDKGKSEQQTADQLLARADAAKALAEEAAKKGQATFKEAQDILDNLRDFDKRVNDNKTAAEEALKKIPIINATIMAANEKTRQAEEALGNAAVDAREAKSKAEDAERIASNVQKGSAKTKEEAEKAFQDTTNLDNEVNDLMAQLTDAEKELEEKKAQADQDMMMAGMASNSAKDAEDNARKAKSTVKTVLKVITDLMNQLGNIDKIDLSKLNEIDESLKKAKGEMDKSDLEKKLKELNNVAQTQEAMINDYDRQIREIRADIANLNDIKNTLPEGCFNTQSLENP, encoded by the exons GTAAGGCCTTCGACATCACCTACGTCCGCCTCAAGTTCCACACCAGCCGGCCGGAGAGCTTCGCCATCTACAAGCGGACCAGCGAGGGCAGCCCCTGGGTGCCGTACCAGTACTACAGCAGCTCCTGCGAGAAGACCTACCAGAAAGCGAACCGCGGCTTCATCCGCACCGGCCAGGACGAGCAGCAGGCGCTCTGCACCGACGAGTTCAGCGACATCTCGCCGCTCACGGGAGGAAACGTGGCCTTCTCCACACTGGAGGGACGACCCAGCGCCTACAACTTCGAcaacagccccgtcctccag GACTGGGTGACGGCCACCGACATCAGAGTGACCCTGAACCGGCTCAACACATTCGGAGACGAGGTCTTCAATGACCCCAAGGTCCTCAAGTCCTACTACTACGCCATCTCTGACTTCGCGGTGGGAGGAAG GTGTAAGTGTAACGGCCACGCCAGCGAGTGCGCGAGGAACGATGGAGGACGGCTGGTGTGTAACTGTAAACACAACACCGCCGGCGACGACTGCCAAGAGTGCCAACCGTTCTTCAACGACCGGCCCTGGAGGAGAGCGACGGCCGACAGCCCCAACGAGTGTCTGC CCTGCGAGTGTAGCGGGAAGAGTGCCGAGTGTTTCTTCGACGCCGAGCTGTACCGGGCCACCGGTCACGGCGGCCACTGCAGGAACTGCGCCGACAACACGGACGGCCCCAACTGCGAGCGTTGCCTCGACAACTACTACAGAGACCCGGGCGCCAGCCGCTGCCTGCCCTGCCTCTGCAACCCCGTCG gCTCTGTGTCCCCTCAGTGTGATGACCGCGGCATGTGTGCGTGTAAACCCGGAGTGACCGGAGAGAAGTGCGACCGCTGCCAGCCGGGACACCACAGCCTGACGGAGGCCGGCTGCAG GCAGTGCTCTTGCTCGCCCTCAGGCAGCACGCAGGAGTGTGACGTGAACACGGGTCAGTGTCGCTGCAAAGACAACGTGGAGGGCTTCAGCTGCGACAG GTGTAAGCTGGGTTACTTTAACCTGGATGAGAACAACCCTCAGGGCTGCACGCCATGCTTCTGCTTCCAGCACTCGTCCGTGTGCGACAGCGCCGACGGCTTCAGCGTCCACGCCATCAAATCTGACTTTAGCAGAG atgaTGAGCAGTGGACTGGTCAGGAGCGTGATGGAGCCAGGGGCCAGGTGCAGTGGTCATCCAGCGGACAGGAAATCTTCCTCATCTCAGAGGACTACTTCCCCATTTACTTTGTGGCaccag AGAAGTTTTTGGGGAACCAGGTTTTGAGTTATGGGCAGAACCTGACCCTGAACTTCCGAGTGGACCGGCGGGACAGCCGTCTGTCGGCCGAGGATCTGGTGCTAGAGGGGGCGAACCTGCGGGTGGCCGTCCCCCTCATCGCCCAGGGCAACTCCTACCCCAATGAGAACACGCAGACATATGTGTTCAG GCTCCACGACAGCACAGATTACCCCTGGAGGCCGACCATCAGCCACGCCGAATTCTACAAACTTCTCCACAACCTGACGGCCATCAAGATCCGCGGCACCTACAGCGACAGGA GTGCTGGTTACCTGGATGATGTCTCCTTGGTGACAGCAAGGCGGGGACCAGGTGTCCCGGCCCGCTGGGTGGAGCAGTGCACGTGTCCTCAAGGTTACCAGGGTCAGCACTGTGAGCAGTGCACGGTTGGATACCGCCGCGCCCAGCCGGAGCTCGGACCCTTCAGCTCCTGCGAGCCGTGCAACTGTAACGGCCACAGCGAGACCTGCAACACCAACACAG GAGCGTGCGACTGTCAGGACAACACGGCCGGTCTGAGCTGCGAGCGCTGCCAGGACAGTTTTTATGGCGACGCCACCCAGGGAACGCCAGGTGACTGTCAGCCATGTCCCTGCCCGCCCGGAGCCACCTGCGCTGTCGTTCCCAGAACCAGAGAGGTGGTGTGCACCAACTGCCCCACTGGGACTACAG GTAAGCGCTGCGAGCTGTGCGATGATGGATTCTTCGGCGACCCTCTGGGTCAGAACGGCGGCGTAGTCCGAACGTGTCGGAGCTGCAAGTGCAGCGGCAACATCGACCCCAACGCCGTCGGAAACTGCAACCGCGAGAACGGAGAGTGCCTCAAATGCATCTACAACACCGACGGCTTCTTCTGCGACCGCTGCAAAGAGGGTTTCTATGGCAACGCGCTGGCCCCCGAGCCTGCCGACAAGTGCAAAC CCTGCGCCTGCTCGCCGCTCGGCACCAGGAACCAGCAGACCAGCTGCTCTCAGGGCACGGGTCAGTGCGAGTGCCTCCCCAACGTGGCCGAACGCGACTGCAGCGCCTGCATGCCCGGCTTCTTCAACCTGCGGAGCGGGAATGGCTGCGAGCG GTGCAACTGCAATCCCATTGGCTCCACCAACGGCCAGTGTGACATCGTTACGGGACAGTGCGAGTGTCAGCCGGGCGTCACCGGCCTTCGGTGCGAGCGCTGCGAGACCAACTTCTTCGGCTTCAGCGTGTCTGGATGCAAAC CCTGCGATTGCGACCCCGAGGGCTCCGTGTCGGGTCAGTGTAAGGAGGACGGTCGCTGCGAGTGTCAGCCCGGCTTCGTCGGAGCTCGGTGCGACATGTGTGAGGAGAATTACTTCTACAACCGCTCGGTGCCGGGCTGCCAGCAGTGTCCTTCCTGCTACAGTCTGGTCAGAGACAAG GTGAACCAGCAGAGGCAGAAGCTTCACGAACTGCAGACGCTGATCGATAACCTCGGCTCGGGTCAGGACACCGTCAGCGATCAGGCCTTCGAGGATCGTCTGAAGGAGGCAGAGAGGGCCATCATGGACCTGCTGGAGGAGGCCAAGGCCAGCAAAG AAGCGGACCAAGGCCTGCTGGACCGCCTAAACGGCATCAACAACACTCTGACCACTCAGTGGAACCGTCTGAAGAGCATCCGAAACACAGTGGACGACACCGGCACTCAGGCCGACCTCGCCCGGGGCCGAGTACGCGACGCCGAGAACCTGATCGACCGCGCCCGCCAGGAGCTGGACAAAGCCAAGGACGCCATCAGCAAAGTG GACATCAAACCGCCCGGCGGCACCGGAGCGCCCAACAACCTGACGCTGCTGGCCGAGGAGGCGCGGAAGCTCGCCGACAA ACACAAGATGGACGCTGACCAGATTGAGAGGATCGCCAAAGACGCCAACGATACGTCCAACAAAGCATACAACCTGCTGCAGAAGACTCtggagaaagagaggaaaacgAGCGAGGAGATCGAGGAGCTCAACACGAA GTACAACGAGGCGAAGGAACTGGCCAAGAGCCTGGAGAAACAGGCCACCAAGGTTCAGACCGAGGCCGAGGAGGCCGGAAACAAAGCTTTGAAGCTCTTCGCTAACCTGACCAGCCTCCCGCAGATCGACACCAAGGCCCTGGAG GAGGATGCCAATAAGATCAAGAAGGAGGCGGCGGACGTCGACAAGCTGATCGATAAGACGGAGAAGGAGTACAACGACCTCCGAGAAGACCTGAAGCCCAAAGAGCAGGAAGTGCGCAAACTGCTGGATAAAGGCAAAAGTGAACAGCAG ACGGCCGATCAGCTGCTCGCTCGAGCCGACGCCGCCAAAGCTCTGGCCGAGGAGGCGGCGAAGAAGGGCCAGGCGACGTTTAAGGAGGCTCAGGACATCCTGGACAACCTCAGAG ATTTTGATAAGAGGGTCAACGACAACAAGACCGCCGCAGAGGAAGCCTTGAAGAAGATCCCCATCATCAACGCCACTATCATGGCCGCCAACGAGAAGACCAGGCAGGCGGAGGAGGCGCTGGGCAACGCTGCCGTCGATGCTCGAGAGGCAAAGAGCAAGGCGGAGGACGCCGAGAGGATAGCCAGTAATGTGCAGAAG GGCTCCGCCAAGACCAAAGAGGAGGCGGAAAAAGCCTTCCAGGACACCACCAATCTCGACAACGAGGTCAACGACTTGATGGCACAGCTGACCGACGCAGAGAAGGAGCTCGAGGAGAAGAAGGCCCAGGCCGACCAGGACATGATGATGGCGGGGATG GCTTCAAACAGTGCAAAGGACGCCGAGGATAACGCCCGCAAAGCAAAGAGTACAGTGAAGACGGTCCTGAAGGTCATCACGGACCTGATGAACCAGCTCG GAAACATCGATAAGATCGACCTGAGCAAACTGAATGAGATCGACGAGTCGCTGAAGAAGGCCAAGGGCGAGATGGACAAAAGCGACCTGGAGAAGAAGCTTAAGGAGCTGAACAACGTGGCGCAGACTCAGGAGGCGATGATCAACGACTATGACCGGCAGATCCGCGAGATCCGCGCCGACATCGCCAACCTCAACGACATCAAGAACACATTACCCGAAGGCTGCTTCAACACGCAGTCCCTGGAGAATCCTTAA
- the LOC101478670 gene encoding uncharacterized protein LOC101478670 yields MAHLRLLRAAVTERLAAAAEEILVLVERVMVEREDELIRLYAPTKPATVGGDAHTGPVQRVSTSSPRGPETFPCVPAAAHLNATNTQHLQESEPPTIKQEQQEQQEEVWVAPQAAEEDVKPFKHELPEEEEAQMVEIMKDEAQPSTSCEEPVAPPPHGAPAVGEGGGGGGTSCSCKVCGMKFSYRGSLLNHAETHAATECCLCSVCGEPQADRQRLLEHLRTHLKSHVCKLCGKSFQRRVELKVHTRSHTGEKPFSCRLCGKRFTRKNNMEIHMRTHTGEKPYHCTICGKGFNITSSMIRHARTHTGEKPYSCRMCGRGFTASSDMKIHMRTHTGEKPYTCPVCGRGFALSTPLKHHMKHHTEERPYCCSHCNRCFSDVYTLRRHMKNHGESAAS; encoded by the exons ATGGCGCACCTGCGGCTCCTCCGCGCGGCGGTAACGGAGCGGCTCGCGGCGGCGGCGGAGGAGATCCTCGTGCTGGTGGAGAGAGTGATGGTGGAGCGCGAGGACGAGCTCATCCGCCTGTACGCACCTACGAAGCCCGCGACTGTCGGCGGGGACGCGCACACAGGTCCGGTCCAAC GGGTCTCGacctccagtcctcgagggcctgAGACgtttccatgtgtccctgctgcagcacacctgaatGCAACTA ACACTCAGCACCTCCAGGAGTCTGAGCCGCCGACCATCaagcaggagcagcaggagcagcaggaggaggtgtGGGTCGCTCCTCAGGCAGCAGAGGAGGATGTTAAACCATTCAAGCATGAGCtgcctgaggaggaggaggctcaGATGGTGGAGATAATGAAAGACGAAGCCCAGCCGAGCACTTCCTGTGAGGAGCCCGTTGCTCCTCCTCCGCATGGTGCTCCTGCTGTTGGTGAAGGCGGTGGAGGAGGTGGGACTTCCTGCAGCTGTAAAGTTTGCGGGATGAAGTTCAGCTACCGGGGCTCTCTGCTGAACCACGCCGAGACTCACGCCGCCACCGAGTGCTGCCTCTGCAGCGTGTGCGGCGAGCCGCAGGCTGACCGGCAACGCCTGCTGGAGCACCTACGGACACACCTGAAGAGCCACGTCTGCAAGTTATGTGGGAAAAGCTTCCAGCGGCGGGTGGAGCTGAAGGTGCACACACGCAGCCACACGGGCGAGAAGCCTTTCAGCTGCCGGCTGTGCGGGAAGCGATTCACCCGCAAGAACAACATGGAGATTCACATGAGGACGCACACTGGCGAGAAGCCGTaccactgcaccatctgtgGGAAGGGCTTCAACATCACCTCCTCCATGATCCGCCACGCCCGCACGCACACCGGGGAGAAACCCTACAGCTGCCGCATGTGTGGGAGGGGCTTCACGGCCAGCTCGGACATGAAGATCCACATGAGGACGCACACGGGCGAGAAGCCCTACACCTGCCCCGTGTGCGGGAGGGGCTTCGCTCTCAGCACGCCACTTAAACACCATATGAAGCACCACACGGAGGAGCGGCCGTACTGCTGCAGCCACTGCAACCGCTGCTTCAGCGACGTGTACACGCTGCGGCGCCACATGAAAAACCACGGTGAGAGTGCGGCGTCCTGA